One stretch of Leptospira mtsangambouensis DNA includes these proteins:
- a CDS encoding TolC family protein: MLRINRHIFLFFLFFAPGIYLWSETVDFYDLPKLVGEKSYELKLKEMEIERKKVDIDSKNLRYLPSVNLEHSPFYEALRGDGYNRKGWSTTLNLNWNFQDQGNTVLTNMILELEYERLLLEYRALYQKELFDQAFQYAETLKLLAFYNYDFSNETDADKQFQTVQKLYKQGIESYLVTQNSKVDYFFYKYNAIKSRLDQQKSQSIFRRKFLLKDVALKQIPEREYKILPLEETLSEYEKNLSELNFDIILTINQVKILEIQKLVRFNELWVPDFFVNVYNQSSRESFSGLSGTWANSMEVYDYSRNDFSRYARSSDADFNVGGNFGFRFPLFNRWLSKNEFDKSKVEIKLAKSQSQFLKENTGLYLFELIQQHNNLVELYDISRESKRIAEENYQIMEKAYKTGSASIIELQTVDRRLRDVMRNEIQNRYDLIQLRLQIGLLLGDTMKFLNF, translated from the coding sequence GTGCTTCGTATCAATCGACATATCTTTTTATTTTTTCTTTTTTTTGCTCCTGGGATTTATTTATGGTCCGAGACCGTAGATTTTTATGACTTACCAAAGTTAGTTGGTGAAAAATCCTATGAATTAAAATTAAAGGAAATGGAAATCGAACGTAAAAAAGTCGATATCGATTCAAAAAATTTACGCTATTTACCTTCTGTTAATTTAGAACATTCTCCTTTTTACGAAGCTTTGAGGGGCGATGGATACAATCGAAAAGGTTGGAGCACAACCTTAAATTTAAATTGGAATTTTCAGGACCAAGGAAATACGGTTTTAACCAATATGATCTTGGAATTGGAATATGAACGTCTTTTATTGGAATACCGAGCCTTATACCAAAAAGAATTATTCGACCAGGCTTTCCAATATGCAGAAACGTTAAAACTATTGGCTTTTTATAATTATGATTTTTCTAATGAAACGGATGCAGACAAACAATTCCAGACGGTTCAAAAACTCTATAAACAAGGAATTGAATCTTATTTAGTCACACAAAACTCGAAGGTGGATTATTTCTTTTACAAATACAATGCTATTAAATCTAGATTAGACCAACAAAAAAGTCAGTCAATTTTTCGAAGAAAGTTTTTATTAAAAGACGTTGCTTTAAAACAAATTCCTGAACGTGAATATAAAATTCTACCTTTGGAAGAAACTCTTTCGGAATACGAAAAGAATCTTTCTGAATTAAACTTTGATATTATTTTAACTATCAATCAGGTAAAAATTTTAGAGATACAGAAATTGGTTCGGTTTAATGAACTATGGGTCCCTGATTTTTTTGTAAACGTTTATAATCAATCCAGTCGTGAATCCTTTTCAGGTTTGAGTGGGACCTGGGCAAATTCTATGGAAGTTTACGATTATAGTAGGAACGATTTTAGCCGTTATGCTAGGTCTTCAGATGCGGATTTTAACGTAGGCGGAAATTTTGGTTTTAGATTTCCTTTATTCAATCGCTGGTTATCAAAAAATGAATTTGATAAATCAAAAGTTGAAATCAAGTTAGCAAAGTCTCAATCTCAATTTTTAAAAGAGAATACTGGTTTGTATCTCTTTGAGCTAATACAACAACATAACAATCTAGTTGAGTTATATGATATTTCCCGTGAAAGTAAACGAATTGCGGAGGAAAACTATCAGATTATGGAAAAGGCATATAAAACTGGATCTGCTTCCATCATTGAACTACAAACGGTAGATAGACGTCTTCGAGATGTTATGCGAAATGAAATTCAAAATCGTTATGATTTGATCCAACTTAGATTACAGATTGGTCTTCTATTGGGTGATACAATGAAATTTTTGAATTTTTAA
- a CDS encoding LBF_2127 family putative lipoprotein translates to MKSIASIILFFIFINCSVDLRQVPPPSPNGNTNRLQTNLPLVIGKFEILSADRGVYTDAWRMAWKGHLTSSGLFPNVVTDLGTETITEYYTIDVEMKSNFQDKYNWWYSWPVLWPFTGIWPIQFREGEYTVEFKYKLFKNKSIIKEETITKNGNTSQFLFGLYKVRNFHRMIEETNLEAVRTCIQNLSESL, encoded by the coding sequence ATGAAATCAATCGCTTCCATTATTTTATTCTTTATCTTCATCAATTGTTCCGTTGACTTACGACAGGTCCCACCCCCATCACCAAATGGAAATACAAATCGATTACAAACCAACTTACCCTTAGTCATCGGCAAATTTGAAATCCTTTCTGCAGATCGTGGCGTATATACCGATGCATGGAGAATGGCTTGGAAAGGTCACTTAACATCTTCAGGTTTGTTCCCAAATGTAGTCACAGACCTTGGCACCGAAACGATAACCGAATATTATACGATTGATGTGGAAATGAAATCCAACTTTCAAGATAAATACAATTGGTGGTATAGTTGGCCTGTTTTGTGGCCCTTTACAGGAATATGGCCTATCCAATTTCGAGAAGGAGAATATACTGTAGAATTCAAATACAAATTATTCAAAAACAAATCCATCATCAAAGAAGAAACAATTACAAAGAATGGAAATACTTCTCAATTTTTATTTGGACTTTATAAAGTCAGAAACTTCCACCGTATGATTGAGGAAACAAACTTAGAAGCTGTTAGAACATGTATCCAAAATTTATCCGAATCATTATAG
- a CDS encoding DUF2079 domain-containing protein codes for MKFIRHHLPSLILWLVVFYFLSERSIFRYRHMGAGVDIGLFENLFYNIIHHAKAVTSLGVDGKIHHYFADHINWYIYPLSLLYLFFPFVESLLIFQAFVLSVPILILPFFKGEGIFQWIYPLLYALFLPIYWIQIFDFHPEVIWIPLFFLFYYFWKQKSKYWVLFFVLSLLVKEECALVWIVFALTEWRSNQKQSLKIGILSLVYFVIAIVLLSGIQNSTTNIPMPAHWERYQNPILALQNLHLFPYLFLFLNIPFLFLHFKNKLILCLLPYLLYSITSSFEVNKTPFTHHSFIAIPIIMIGFMESVENIHSKNKRLFVYLSLTVSIFLFLFLGPLTKSYSYRKEFMNPDHSGTDYKTLRGLFVDKTIVSNIPQYLSNRTTVTLFLANQKPTEDYFVYYHFPADPKIFPIPSGYEWKETITDRIQIFKRKKID; via the coding sequence ATGAAATTCATACGTCACCACCTGCCTTCATTGATTTTATGGTTGGTGGTATTTTATTTTTTATCGGAAAGATCCATCTTTCGTTACCGACATATGGGTGCGGGTGTGGATATCGGACTTTTTGAAAATTTATTCTACAATATCATTCATCACGCAAAGGCTGTTACTTCCCTCGGTGTTGATGGCAAAATTCACCATTACTTTGCAGACCATATCAATTGGTACATTTACCCTTTATCATTGTTATATTTATTTTTTCCCTTTGTTGAAAGTTTACTCATATTCCAAGCCTTTGTTTTGAGTGTTCCGATATTAATTCTTCCCTTTTTTAAGGGAGAAGGTATATTTCAATGGATTTATCCTTTGTTATATGCCTTATTCCTTCCGATTTATTGGATTCAAATTTTTGACTTTCATCCCGAAGTGATATGGATTCCTCTCTTCTTTTTATTTTACTATTTTTGGAAACAAAAATCAAAATATTGGGTTCTATTTTTTGTATTAAGTCTTCTTGTAAAAGAAGAATGCGCCTTGGTTTGGATTGTGTTTGCTTTAACAGAATGGCGCTCCAATCAAAAACAAAGTTTAAAGATTGGAATTTTATCCTTAGTTTATTTTGTAATTGCTATCGTCCTTCTAAGCGGTATACAAAACTCCACAACAAACATTCCAATGCCTGCTCATTGGGAACGTTACCAAAATCCAATTTTAGCGTTACAAAATTTACATTTGTTTCCTTATTTATTTTTATTCTTAAACATACCGTTTTTATTTTTACATTTCAAAAACAAACTAATCCTTTGTTTGTTACCTTATCTTTTGTATTCTATTACCTCTTCCTTTGAAGTAAACAAAACCCCATTCACCCATCATAGCTTTATTGCAATTCCCATCATTATGATTGGCTTTATGGAAAGTGTAGAAAATATTCATTCCAAAAACAAACGATTGTTTGTTTATTTATCCTTAACCGTTTCCATTTTTCTGTTCCTTTTCCTCGGACCATTGACTAAGTCCTATTCGTACAGAAAGGAATTTATGAACCCGGATCATTCAGGAACAGACTACAAAACTCTGCGTGGCCTATTTGTCGATAAAACCATTGTTTCCAATATACCCCAATACCTTTCTAACCGAACGACCGTTACTTTATTTTTAGCTAATCAAAAACCTACAGAGGATTATTTTGTATATTACCATTTCCCCGCAGACCCAAAAATCTTCCCAATCCCCTCTGGATACGAATGGAAAGAAACAATAACAGACCGAATACAAATCTTTAAACGTAAGAAAATTGATTGA
- a CDS encoding NAD(P)/FAD-dependent oxidoreductase, which yields MKLELNVRVTPEIASNPDHLLQFVSKQNKIPKSDIKHIECTSRSIDARQKNVVFQLRLDVYINEDFIPLEYPTPHFPNVSLEEPVIIIGAGPAGLFAALRVLELGKKPIILERGKNVKERVEDLRGINVHHIVNEDSNYCFGEGGAGTYSDGKLYTRSKKRGNIRKVLEYLVTFGATKQILVDAHPHIGTNKLPRIIQNIRECILAAGGEIHFKTRITDLILSGSFITGVKSNSGEKWMAKNVIIATGHSGREMFQLLYEKGIQIQTKPLAIGVRVEHPQSLIDSIQYHCDVKNPLLPASEYSLVKQINGRGVYSFCMCPGGVIAPCATKPGEVVTNGWSSAERSRPTANSGIVVELRFDDFKPFESYGVFSALQYQASIEQRAFVMNGGTQKAPAQRMVDFTQNKISSDLPKTSYTPGLVSVSLSELLPPLIADSLKKGFQEFESSMKGYFTNEAIIHAPETRTSSPIQVPRNPDTLEHIQIKGLFPCGEGAGYAGGIVSAAIDGMKCAEAAITGSFTK from the coding sequence TTGAAACTAGAATTAAATGTAAGAGTCACACCTGAGATTGCATCCAATCCAGACCATTTGTTGCAGTTTGTATCCAAACAAAACAAAATTCCAAAATCCGATATCAAACATATTGAATGTACTTCTCGTTCCATAGATGCCAGACAAAAAAATGTAGTTTTCCAATTAAGATTGGATGTATATATAAATGAAGACTTCATTCCTCTCGAATATCCAACTCCTCACTTTCCTAACGTAAGTTTAGAAGAACCCGTGATTATCATTGGCGCAGGACCTGCTGGACTCTTTGCCGCCTTACGTGTCTTAGAGTTAGGAAAAAAACCAATCATCTTAGAACGTGGGAAAAATGTGAAAGAACGAGTGGAAGACCTGAGAGGGATCAACGTACATCACATTGTCAACGAAGATTCCAATTATTGTTTTGGAGAAGGAGGAGCCGGAACCTATTCGGATGGTAAACTCTATACACGATCGAAAAAACGTGGGAACATCCGAAAAGTTTTAGAATATCTAGTCACCTTCGGTGCCACAAAACAAATATTAGTTGACGCACATCCTCATATCGGGACAAACAAACTCCCTCGTATCATCCAAAACATCAGAGAGTGCATTCTAGCAGCTGGTGGAGAAATTCATTTTAAAACTCGGATTACAGATTTAATTCTCTCAGGAAGTTTTATTACTGGAGTAAAATCTAACTCTGGAGAAAAGTGGATGGCCAAAAACGTAATCATCGCCACTGGCCATTCTGGTAGAGAGATGTTCCAACTTCTTTATGAAAAAGGAATACAAATCCAAACAAAACCACTTGCCATTGGAGTAAGAGTCGAACATCCACAAAGTTTAATTGATTCCATCCAATACCATTGTGATGTCAAAAATCCACTTCTTCCCGCTTCCGAGTATTCTCTTGTCAAACAAATCAATGGTAGAGGTGTATATAGCTTTTGTATGTGTCCTGGCGGTGTGATTGCCCCTTGTGCCACAAAACCAGGCGAAGTAGTCACCAATGGTTGGTCAAGTGCTGAACGTTCTAGGCCCACAGCAAACTCTGGAATCGTCGTAGAACTTCGATTTGACGATTTTAAACCATTCGAATCCTATGGAGTATTTTCAGCACTGCAGTACCAAGCCTCAATCGAACAAAGAGCTTTTGTTATGAATGGGGGAACACAAAAAGCACCTGCACAAAGAATGGTTGATTTTACACAAAACAAAATATCAAGCGACCTTCCCAAAACATCTTATACACCGGGACTCGTTTCTGTTTCCTTATCAGAATTACTTCCTCCACTCATTGCAGATTCCTTAAAAAAAGGATTTCAAGAATTTGAATCATCAATGAAAGGATACTTCACAAATGAAGCCATTATTCATGCGCCAGAAACTCGAACATCATCACCCATTCAAGTTCCAAGAAATCCCGATACATTAGAACACATACAAATCAAGGGTTTGTTTCCTTGCGGAGAAGGCGCAGGATATGCAGGAGGAATTGTCTCAGCAGCCATTGATGGAATGAAATGTGCTGAAGCTGCAATTACCGGTAGTTTTACAAAATAA
- a CDS encoding FMN-binding negative transcriptional regulator — MYIPEHFQMETEFIYQSIEENPFSVLVSDSENGLVATHLPLLLSDDKQKLVGHFAKPNPQKGSVGKEVLCIFSGPHCYISPSWYETERAVPTWNFTAVHVKGILNIVDDPEKIQKSLFAIVQRFEPKDSKYQIESVDTNYIEGLKKGIVPFEIQITHIEGKQKLSQNHSVERRNLVISNLDLLPGENEKAIASLMRKNLIQ, encoded by the coding sequence ATGTACATTCCCGAACATTTTCAAATGGAAACCGAATTCATTTACCAATCCATTGAGGAAAACCCTTTTTCGGTATTAGTATCTGATTCAGAGAATGGGCTGGTGGCGACACATTTACCTCTCCTACTTTCGGACGACAAACAAAAATTAGTTGGTCATTTTGCAAAACCAAACCCACAGAAAGGAAGTGTTGGCAAAGAAGTTCTTTGTATTTTTTCTGGCCCACATTGTTACATCTCCCCTTCTTGGTATGAAACTGAAAGAGCAGTTCCCACATGGAATTTCACCGCTGTCCATGTGAAAGGAATCTTAAATATCGTGGATGATCCAGAAAAAATCCAAAAAAGTTTGTTTGCTATTGTCCAACGTTTCGAACCAAAAGATTCTAAATACCAGATCGAATCAGTAGATACCAATTACATCGAAGGATTAAAAAAAGGAATTGTTCCTTTTGAAATCCAAATCACTCATATTGAAGGCAAACAAAAACTCAGCCAAAATCATTCGGTAGAACGCCGGAATCTGGTGATATCAAATTTAGATTTGTTGCCCGGAGAAAATGAAAAAGCGATTGCATCTTTAATGAGAAAAAACCTAATTCAATAA
- a CDS encoding GNAT family N-acetyltransferase produces MKIRQANYKDVSKISPVFDEYRQFYGQPTNITGANRFLQDRMEHAQSIIFLAEDPDSGEIAGFTQLYPVFSSISMQRSYLLNDLFVKNKFRKQGIAKQLIAEAKSFTKSNSGKGLELSTSTHNKEARALYTKEGFEQETEFLTYFWKSV; encoded by the coding sequence ATGAAAATCAGACAAGCGAACTATAAAGACGTATCCAAAATTTCCCCTGTTTTCGATGAATACAGACAATTCTATGGACAACCAACTAACATAACTGGTGCAAATCGATTTTTGCAAGACAGAATGGAACATGCACAATCCATTATCTTTCTAGCAGAAGATCCAGATAGTGGAGAGATCGCAGGATTTACACAACTTTATCCAGTATTCTCTTCTATTTCCATGCAAAGATCTTATCTCTTAAATGACCTCTTTGTAAAAAATAAATTCCGTAAACAAGGAATCGCCAAACAACTGATTGCGGAAGCCAAATCTTTTACCAAATCAAATTCAGGAAAAGGATTGGAACTTTCCACTTCTACCCACAACAAAGAAGCTCGAGCATTGTATACAAAAGAAGGTTTTGAACAAGAAACAGAATTTTTGACATATTTCTGGAAGTCTGTTTAA
- a CDS encoding DinB family protein, protein MKDFFLRNNAYHIWATNLLYDSIGTLSDEDYKKDVGLFFKSIHGTLNHLLLVEKVWYSRLIGEVYIPSSLAEELESNRQTLKIRMSESLELWNSWLRGLDNSIWETLFRYKTMRGFEAELIFCDVVQHNFNHRTHHRGQITAAITQLGGKSPEIDYVFYLQTKGK, encoded by the coding sequence ATGAAAGATTTTTTCCTTAGAAACAATGCTTATCATATTTGGGCCACAAATCTTTTGTATGACTCGATAGGTACTTTATCAGATGAAGATTACAAAAAAGACGTAGGTTTATTTTTTAAATCCATTCATGGGACCCTCAACCATTTGTTGCTTGTCGAAAAAGTATGGTATTCACGACTGATAGGTGAAGTCTACATCCCATCTTCTTTAGCAGAAGAACTTGAGTCCAATCGCCAAACATTAAAAATTCGAATGAGCGAAAGTTTAGAATTATGGAATTCTTGGCTCAGAGGCCTTGACAATTCAATTTGGGAAACTCTCTTTCGTTATAAAACAATGAGAGGGTTTGAAGCAGAACTTATTTTTTGTGATGTGGTCCAACATAATTTTAACCACAGGACACACCACCGAGGACAAATCACTGCCGCCATCACCCAGCTAGGTGGCAAATCTCCAGAAATTGATTATGTATTTTATCTCCAAACGAAAGGAAAATAG
- the chrA gene encoding chromate efflux transporter, whose protein sequence is MKNHLEVFFTALKLGCTSFGGPIAHLSYFHDEYVTKKKWISSHAYADLVALCQFLPGPASSQVGMAIGLSRAGIFGAILSWIGFTLPSAIILIFFGLGITTMDVTTHNHWLHGLKVVAVAVVAQAILGMGKKLCPDKERITIAVLTSVILLFLNSAFLQVAILVFSGIFGIFFLKSASDLPHEPFHKGNKTLGSVFIFLFFGLLIFLPFLRELYQNQTIKLFDSFYRAGALVFGGGHVVLPLLQAEVVPSGWVSNDLFLAGYGISNAIPGPLFAFSSYLGAVSSVEPNGWEGAIICLVAAFLPSFLLVIGVLPFWEKLRKNPNIRKSMLGINASVVGILLAALYQPVWTNAIFSGKDFALAITGFLFLEFWKLPSWIVVVATVLISFYIY, encoded by the coding sequence TTGAAAAATCATTTAGAAGTTTTTTTTACTGCACTCAAACTCGGCTGTACTTCGTTTGGTGGTCCGATTGCACACTTAAGTTATTTTCATGACGAGTATGTTACCAAAAAAAAATGGATCAGTTCCCATGCCTATGCTGACTTAGTGGCCCTTTGCCAATTTTTACCTGGTCCTGCCAGTAGCCAAGTGGGGATGGCCATTGGACTTTCCCGAGCTGGGATTTTTGGTGCCATTCTTTCCTGGATTGGATTTACTTTACCATCTGCCATCATCCTTATATTCTTTGGACTTGGAATCACAACGATGGATGTTACAACTCACAACCATTGGCTACATGGATTAAAAGTGGTGGCTGTGGCTGTGGTAGCACAAGCCATCCTCGGTATGGGTAAAAAACTTTGCCCAGATAAAGAACGAATCACAATTGCCGTACTCACAAGCGTTATTCTTCTTTTTCTTAACTCTGCTTTCCTACAAGTAGCGATTTTAGTTTTTTCAGGAATTTTTGGGATTTTTTTTCTAAAATCTGCATCCGACCTTCCTCATGAACCTTTTCACAAAGGAAATAAAACACTCGGCTCTGTTTTTATATTTTTATTTTTTGGATTGTTAATCTTCCTTCCATTCCTAAGAGAACTGTATCAAAACCAAACAATCAAACTATTTGATAGTTTTTATCGCGCAGGTGCACTCGTGTTTGGTGGTGGACATGTTGTTCTTCCATTGTTACAAGCAGAAGTGGTTCCCTCCGGTTGGGTCAGTAATGATCTATTCCTTGCAGGTTATGGAATCTCGAATGCAATCCCAGGTCCTTTGTTTGCATTTAGTAGTTATTTAGGCGCTGTTTCTAGTGTAGAACCAAATGGCTGGGAGGGAGCTATCATTTGTTTGGTGGCTGCCTTTTTACCTTCTTTTCTTTTGGTGATTGGAGTTTTGCCATTCTGGGAAAAACTAAGAAAGAATCCAAACATTCGTAAGTCTATGTTAGGAATCAATGCCTCTGTTGTGGGAATACTACTTGCTGCACTTTACCAACCAGTTTGGACGAACGCAATTTTTTCCGGTAAAGATTTTGCCTTGGCAATAACAGGATTTTTATTTTTGGAATTCTGGAAACTTCCTTCTTGGATCGTTGTCGTTGCGACTGTTTTAATTAGTTTTTATATTTATTAA
- a CDS encoding PadR family transcriptional regulator has translation MRINEFFSSFIKIHILHHCEKEEIYGVWMIKELNEHGYKISPGSLYPMLKNLEEKKLIRSRVEQIGKVKRKFYRITPKGKNELSSAKVKLKELIGEILYQ, from the coding sequence ATGCGTATTAATGAATTTTTTTCCAGTTTTATTAAAATTCATATTTTACATCACTGTGAAAAGGAAGAAATTTACGGTGTTTGGATGATTAAAGAACTAAACGAACATGGATATAAAATTAGCCCAGGTTCTCTGTATCCAATGCTAAAAAATTTAGAAGAAAAAAAACTTATCCGTTCTCGAGTCGAACAAATAGGAAAAGTAAAACGCAAATTTTACCGCATCACTCCCAAAGGGAAAAATGAACTGTCCTCAGCAAAAGTAAAATTAAAGGAATTAATTGGTGAGATACTTTATCAATAA
- a CDS encoding phytanoyl-CoA dioxygenase family protein, translated as MNNIDAKAKSQLESLGYHLFPNYFPMDQIRLLKDILLRSNAEWSKELNHPKNVNSAYLTSTKFTKDKKDRETLFQFIASDALLEIGKIVFDGPMYFLNTQIFFNPEDPKKLPYWHRDIQYMGIPEEKQFERIQKDFVWHFRIPLEKDPGIWMVPGTQKRWDNEEERNTRLELEGKKNHEDLSNQILIPHNPGDLLVFSAHLIHKGNYDINRFSFDILYTNFPEKKETADHWNHFPNQDELLNQKTESLFQLV; from the coding sequence ATGAACAATATTGATGCAAAGGCAAAAAGCCAATTGGAATCTTTGGGTTATCATTTGTTTCCCAATTACTTTCCAATGGATCAGATTAGATTATTAAAAGATATCCTGCTTCGTTCCAATGCAGAATGGTCGAAAGAACTGAATCATCCGAAAAATGTAAACAGTGCTTATCTTACTTCCACAAAATTTACAAAAGACAAAAAGGATAGAGAGACACTTTTTCAATTCATTGCATCTGATGCCTTATTAGAAATTGGTAAGATAGTTTTCGATGGCCCAATGTATTTTCTCAACACTCAAATCTTTTTTAATCCGGAAGATCCAAAGAAACTTCCTTATTGGCATAGGGACATCCAGTACATGGGCATTCCGGAAGAAAAACAATTCGAAAGAATACAAAAGGATTTTGTTTGGCACTTTCGGATTCCCTTAGAAAAAGATCCTGGAATTTGGATGGTTCCAGGAACACAGAAACGTTGGGACAACGAAGAAGAACGAAACACTCGTTTGGAATTAGAGGGGAAAAAAAATCACGAAGACCTTTCTAACCAAATCTTAATCCCACATAATCCGGGTGACCTACTTGTGTTTTCTGCTCATCTTATCCACAAAGGAAACTACGATATAAACCGATTTTCCTTTGATATCTTATACACAAATTTTCCAGAAAAAAAAGAAACCGCCGACCACTGGAATCATTTTCCAAACCAAGATGAACTCCTGAACCAAAAAACAGAATCCCTCTTTCAGTTGGTCTAG
- a CDS encoding GNAT family N-acetyltransferase, which yields MENPNLTIRIAKPTDVETIVPLIYSSGPKAWTYVFGEGKQTPFDFLNSSYIKRGNTVSYTNHYVAELNGKVVGSILSYTQPSFLALTAGTALRILSLYKWNAPKVMARGLKTETIIQPPKSGCLYLGHIAVSETERNKGIAKKLIEFMITNNQKYKTISLDVSAENKPAISLYQNLGFETKETRHPLGWEGIIPSHHYMEKQI from the coding sequence ATGGAAAATCCAAACCTAACCATTCGTATTGCAAAACCAACCGATGTAGAAACAATCGTACCTCTCATTTATTCTTCAGGACCCAAGGCATGGACTTATGTATTTGGGGAAGGAAAACAAACTCCCTTTGATTTTTTAAACTCATCTTACATAAAACGAGGAAATACTGTTTCGTATACCAATCATTATGTGGCAGAACTAAATGGTAAGGTAGTGGGCTCTATTCTTTCTTATACACAACCTAGTTTTTTGGCACTAACGGCAGGGACAGCCCTTCGAATTCTTTCCTTATACAAATGGAATGCACCGAAAGTCATGGCAAGAGGACTCAAAACAGAAACCATCATCCAACCACCAAAATCTGGATGTCTGTATTTGGGTCATATTGCTGTTTCGGAAACAGAAAGAAACAAAGGGATCGCAAAAAAACTAATCGAGTTTATGATCACGAACAATCAAAAATATAAAACCATATCTTTGGACGTCTCAGCAGAAAACAAACCTGCAATTTCCTTGTATCAAAACTTAGGTTTTGAAACCAAAGAAACAAGACATCCGTTGGGTTGGGAAGGAATCATTCCTTCTCATCATTATATGGAAAAACAAATTTAA